The Geoglobus acetivorans genome window below encodes:
- a CDS encoding EamA family transporter, producing the protein MIDLILIALLFSLHQICIKKGVSYGDANYGAFISLLTTSVIFTILSYGRVVFNWLFIGVMVVAGLLHFFIARVAFYNAISRIGANSAGSLSATRVFFASLIGIMLGESVTFKVLMMSALIFVGIWLISSPAGVRDRRGIVLAVVTGFITALSSGVVKYGMQIRPDPVFGSAVGYVASTAILPSVFRFERKGGERYFILAGIFVGAGHYLRYRALISYPVSVVEPFLSIYPLFTLILTGLVFRNIEKVSRNIVMGSLLIILGIESYYLL; encoded by the coding sequence ATGATTGATCTGATTCTGATTGCTCTGCTTTTCAGCCTTCATCAGATCTGCATAAAGAAGGGAGTCTCTTATGGCGACGCAAACTACGGGGCGTTCATAAGCCTCCTTACCACGTCGGTAATTTTCACCATCCTCTCGTACGGCAGAGTCGTTTTTAACTGGCTTTTTATCGGAGTTATGGTTGTTGCGGGCCTACTGCACTTTTTCATAGCGAGAGTGGCGTTTTACAACGCTATCAGCAGGATTGGGGCCAATAGTGCAGGCAGCCTGTCTGCCACGAGAGTCTTCTTTGCCTCGCTCATAGGCATAATGCTGGGAGAGAGCGTCACATTCAAAGTGCTCATGATGTCTGCACTGATATTTGTGGGAATCTGGCTCATATCCTCTCCAGCAGGAGTCAGGGATCGAAGGGGCATTGTTCTTGCGGTTGTTACGGGATTCATTACTGCCCTCTCGTCTGGTGTTGTGAAATACGGGATGCAAATACGTCCAGACCCTGTTTTTGGGAGTGCAGTTGGGTATGTGGCATCCACGGCAATTCTGCCTTCTGTTTTCAGGTTTGAACGGAAGGGCGGGGAGAGATACTTCATTCTGGCAGGAATTTTTGTGGGTGCGGGACATTACCTGAGGTACAGGGCACTGATAAGCTACCCTGTAAGTGTTGTGGAGCCGTTTCTCAGCATTTATCCGCTTTTTACACTCATCCTTACCGGTCTGGTTTTCAGAAATATTGAGAAGGTTAGCAGGAACATCGTTATGGGTTCGCTGCTTATAATCCTGGGGATTGAAAGTTATTATCTGCTCTGA
- a CDS encoding ribose-phosphate diphosphokinase has protein sequence MKLIAGPSSPLLAKRLSEAAKIDIADTTYRKFPDGELYVRVNDASDDRYVVVNSINSNEDLIYLLLIFEALSEKEVIAVIPYMGYARQDRAFLEGEAVSIRAIARLIESYAERVITVNIHSNEAKNHFRKLVEVDAMPLIGEHYLERDVVMLSPDRGSLSRVKVAAQVAGCDFDYLEKTRIDAENVVIQPKNLDVGGRKVVIVDDIISTGGTMVTAAKQLMGNAEGVEAACVHAVLASNALNKLYSAGISEVISTDTVERQVSKLSAAELISEVILN, from the coding sequence ATGAAACTCATTGCAGGCCCATCTTCTCCATTGCTTGCAAAGAGACTGTCTGAGGCGGCAAAAATTGATATCGCTGACACAACATACAGAAAGTTTCCTGATGGAGAACTCTACGTCAGGGTAAACGATGCATCCGATGACAGATATGTTGTTGTGAACAGTATAAATTCAAATGAGGATCTGATTTATCTTCTCCTGATTTTCGAAGCTCTTTCTGAGAAAGAAGTCATTGCAGTAATCCCGTACATGGGGTATGCCAGACAGGACAGGGCGTTTCTTGAAGGCGAGGCCGTCAGCATAAGGGCGATTGCGAGGCTGATTGAGAGCTATGCTGAGAGGGTAATAACGGTGAACATCCACAGCAACGAGGCGAAAAACCACTTCAGAAAGCTTGTTGAGGTCGATGCTATGCCTCTGATTGGAGAGCATTACCTGGAAAGGGACGTTGTTATGCTCTCGCCGGACAGGGGTTCGCTCTCGAGGGTTAAGGTTGCTGCACAGGTGGCGGGCTGTGATTTTGATTATCTCGAAAAAACCAGGATTGATGCCGAAAATGTTGTGATACAGCCAAAAAATCTGGATGTTGGGGGCAGGAAGGTCGTGATAGTTGATGACATCATCTCCACAGGGGGCACGATGGTTACTGCAGCAAAACAGCTCATGGGAAATGCTGAAGGCGTCGAAGCTGCCTGTGTGCATGCAGTCCTTGCCTCAAACGCTCTGAACAAACTGTATTCTGCTGGAATCTCTGAGGTCATTTCAACTGATACTGTGGAGAGACAGGTCAGTAAGCTAAGTGCAGCGGAACTGATCTCAGAGGTGATACTGAATTGA
- a CDS encoding thioesterase family protein yields the protein MKFEIEIWFGDLDAYGHVNNAVFARFLETARVKFFREKFGDIEPTFVLRHLEIDFISPMFLGETAVVEMGVGEIGNTSWEFVYTIREKKTGREVLRARTIQVWLDLKENRKVPIPDSVKKVLEAEKVSP from the coding sequence TTGAAGTTCGAGATTGAGATCTGGTTCGGAGACCTTGATGCCTACGGGCACGTTAACAACGCCGTTTTTGCCAGATTTCTTGAGACTGCAAGAGTTAAATTTTTTAGAGAGAAGTTTGGAGACATCGAACCCACCTTTGTGCTGAGACACCTTGAAATCGACTTCATTTCTCCAATGTTCCTTGGAGAAACTGCTGTGGTTGAAATGGGTGTGGGCGAGATTGGTAACACGAGCTGGGAATTTGTATACACGATAAGGGAGAAGAAAACTGGACGGGAGGTTCTCAGAGCCAGAACGATTCAGGTCTGGTTGGATCTGAAAGAGAATAGGAAAGTGCCCATTCCAGATAGCGTGAAAAAGGTTCTTGAGGCGGAGAAGGTGAGCCCATGA
- a CDS encoding HisA/HisF family protein: MDIYFVMDIKNGRAVAGKAGRRDEYVEVEKVSCAVNTSDPLKILEILKPKNVYVADLDRIESRGDNSDIVSGISNMPVKLIADQGYRTLDEVKNLPFTPVIGTETFNLMGLENGNYIVSIDIKSGLLDRSGKFRNVREVLEYLNSFRLSGVLVLPIHSVGTMKFDFSVVEDALRISDHDVLTGGGFSSYEDLEIARDMGISGVLIATAIHRGMIDVEVLRVGKL, translated from the coding sequence ATGGACATTTATTTCGTGATGGACATCAAGAATGGCAGGGCAGTTGCAGGCAAGGCGGGAAGAAGGGATGAGTACGTCGAGGTCGAGAAAGTAAGCTGCGCAGTTAACACGAGCGACCCTTTGAAAATTCTTGAGATTTTGAAGCCCAAAAATGTCTATGTGGCGGATCTCGACAGAATTGAGAGCAGAGGAGACAATTCGGACATAGTTTCTGGAATTTCCAACATGCCGGTTAAACTGATTGCTGATCAGGGTTACAGGACTTTGGATGAGGTGAAAAACCTGCCCTTCACCCCTGTCATCGGTACAGAAACTTTTAATCTCATGGGACTTGAAAATGGCAACTACATCGTGAGCATTGACATAAAATCCGGGCTGCTCGACAGAAGCGGAAAATTCCGGAATGTCAGAGAGGTGCTCGAATACCTCAATTCGTTCAGGCTCTCGGGGGTTCTCGTTCTGCCCATTCACAGTGTGGGAACCATGAAGTTCGATTTCTCAGTAGTTGAGGATGCTCTCAGGATCTCAGATCATGATGTGCTGACGGGAGGTGGTTTTTCCAGCTATGAGGACCTGGAGATTGCCAGGGATATGGGGATCAGCGGTGTACTGATTGCCACAGCGATACACAGGGGCATGATAGATGTCGAGGTTTTGAGAGTGGGAAAATTATAG
- a CDS encoding CDP-alcohol phosphatidyltransferase family protein — protein MLSRYKAGLTPKLGFLTGRLSTLGIRPNHLSVLGFLFGITSALLLIYGMRFPGVFFLILSGLMDALDGALARNENLKTEFGGFLDSVLDRYVDIAIIIGAGVYSGHILLATIAMAGALLVSYTRARAEAIIEKCDVGFAERGERTIILIIGLLTGYVYHALLLIAILAHITAVQRIYHTYSQSR, from the coding sequence ATGTTAAGCAGATATAAGGCTGGCCTGACTCCGAAGCTTGGCTTTTTAACAGGACGGTTAAGCACTCTCGGCATTCGTCCAAATCACCTTTCTGTACTGGGTTTTCTGTTCGGCATCACATCGGCATTGCTGCTGATTTATGGCATGCGTTTTCCCGGTGTGTTCTTTTTGATACTGAGCGGCTTAATGGACGCTCTCGATGGAGCACTTGCAAGGAATGAAAATCTCAAGACAGAGTTCGGTGGATTTCTGGATTCTGTTCTTGACAGATACGTGGATATAGCCATAATTATTGGGGCAGGAGTTTACTCGGGACACATTTTGCTTGCGACAATAGCCATGGCAGGGGCGCTGCTCGTGAGCTACACCAGAGCGAGAGCCGAGGCAATAATAGAAAAATGCGATGTGGGATTTGCGGAAAGGGGTGAGAGGACCATAATCCTGATTATCGGCCTTCTCACAGGATATGTTTACCATGCTCTCCTTCTGATAGCCATTCTTGCTCACATCACCGCAGTTCAGAGGATATACCACACCTATTCTCAGAGCAGATAA
- a CDS encoding septation protein SpoVG family protein: protein MVEITEVRIYKSKGEGAVKAYASVSLDGEFVVKGLKVIEGENGLWVSMPSRKGKDGSYQDIFHPTSKEARDKIVNAVMEAYNNLE, encoded by the coding sequence TTGGTAGAAATAACAGAAGTTAGAATATACAAATCGAAAGGAGAAGGAGCCGTTAAGGCCTACGCATCTGTGAGTCTGGATGGAGAATTTGTGGTTAAGGGCCTGAAAGTTATTGAGGGCGAAAACGGGCTCTGGGTGAGCATGCCGAGCAGGAAGGGTAAGGATGGAAGCTATCAGGACATCTTTCACCCGACCAGCAAAGAGGCGAGAGACAAAATTGTTAATGCCGTGATGGAAGCATACAACAATCTTGAGTGA
- the nikR gene encoding nickel-responsive transcriptional regulator NikR: MEENITRIGVSLPRNLLEEFDSIILNRGYSSRSEAIRDAIRNYILEYKWMEREEGEAVGVVNILYNHSVKGINDAIVALQHDFHEIITSSIHIHLSHEMCLEMVMVRGDMSDIRRLVDRVSATKGVINVKLITALKE, encoded by the coding sequence ATGGAAGAAAACATCACCAGGATTGGTGTCAGTCTGCCCCGCAACCTGCTTGAGGAATTTGATTCAATAATCCTGAACAGAGGATATTCTTCAAGAAGTGAGGCGATAAGAGACGCCATAAGGAATTACATCCTTGAGTACAAGTGGATGGAAAGGGAAGAAGGGGAGGCCGTCGGGGTGGTCAACATTCTGTACAATCACAGTGTGAAGGGCATAAACGATGCAATTGTTGCTCTTCAGCACGACTTTCATGAAATAATAACCAGTTCGATCCACATCCACCTCAGCCACGAAATGTGTCTGGAGATGGTCATGGTTAGAGGAGATATGAGTGACATAAGGAGGCTTGTGGATAGAGTTTCGGCAACAAAGGGAGTGATAAACGTCAAGCTGATTACTGCCCTGAAAGAATGA
- a CDS encoding XRE family transcriptional regulator has protein sequence MKTPCELYASKIVPAIRGELARELVGRGHKKKDVAKMLGITVAAVSQYVHRNRGVAENEYIKSKIKEIADAIEEGTMTEEEKSSLLCEICSIFRREVDVKQI, from the coding sequence ATGAAAACACCATGCGAACTCTATGCCTCAAAGATAGTCCCCGCAATCAGAGGAGAGCTTGCAAGAGAACTGGTGGGGCGAGGACACAAAAAGAAAGATGTAGCCAAGATGCTGGGGATCACCGTTGCAGCAGTAAGCCAGTACGTTCACAGAAATAGGGGGGTGGCTGAAAATGAGTACATCAAGAGCAAGATAAAAGAAATTGCTGACGCGATTGAGGAAGGCACGATGACTGAAGAGGAGAAGTCCTCCTTGCTGTGCGAGATTTGCAGCATATTCAGAAGGGAGGTTGATGTTAAGCAGATATAA
- a CDS encoding (5-formylfuran-3-yl)methyl phosphate synthase, translating to MKVLVSPMNLEEALESLKGGADIIDVKNPAEGSLGANFPWVIRSVKDLVEEHGKLLSATVGDLDFKPGTASLAALGAAVAGADYIKVGLYGVKSSEQVYKMMEKVVKAVKDYNPSAYVVAAAYADHSRVGSVSPLAIAEPASNAGCDGIMVDTAIKDGKNLFEFMSREDLEKFIDSARDSGLFCALAGTLSWEHIDILKDLRPDIIGVRTMVCESGRNSKIKSELVSKLMQAVR from the coding sequence ATGAAGGTGCTCGTATCACCCATGAATCTTGAGGAGGCGTTGGAATCCTTAAAGGGAGGTGCAGACATAATAGATGTAAAAAACCCTGCTGAGGGGTCCCTCGGGGCGAATTTTCCGTGGGTTATCCGGAGTGTTAAGGATCTGGTCGAAGAACACGGAAAGCTCCTGAGCGCCACTGTGGGAGATCTCGATTTCAAGCCAGGAACTGCAAGCCTTGCGGCTCTGGGGGCAGCAGTTGCCGGGGCAGATTACATAAAGGTCGGGCTTTACGGAGTTAAGAGTTCAGAACAGGTTTACAAGATGATGGAGAAGGTCGTAAAGGCAGTTAAGGATTACAACCCCTCAGCATACGTTGTTGCGGCAGCATACGCTGATCACTCGAGAGTGGGATCTGTTTCACCTCTTGCTATTGCCGAGCCTGCATCCAATGCCGGATGCGATGGAATAATGGTCGATACGGCAATAAAAGACGGCAAAAACCTGTTTGAGTTCATGAGCAGAGAAGATCTGGAGAAGTTCATCGATTCTGCAAGGGACAGCGGACTGTTCTGTGCGCTTGCTGGCACACTTTCCTGGGAACACATAGACATTCTGAAGGACCTCCGCCCTGATATAATTGGCGTCAGAACAATGGTGTGTGAGAGCGGAAGAAACTCAAAGATAAAAAGTGAACTCGTATCAAAGCTCATGCAGGCAGTGAGATAG
- a CDS encoding TrkA C-terminal domain-containing protein, with translation MPKTVKELLVEIKDTTELMVDLAYSAILFDNEDIAEEVLDLEGKISDLIRQLRVVSILAGRRAEEAELVSSVLHIASAAQKIGESAGDIATLVLRGFKLPKEMINEILLESEETLVRAVVSEDSEIADRTLGEIRLHSITGMKVIAIKRGFDWIFDPDRDVKIRRGDVLFARGDISGVKDFFRLASNKEIHMESSEIKDKRLEKTVSILIEIKDLSELSVDLGYSSIIFYNEDIAQEVYYLEEKIDNLKMELLKWTLQAAKNAEGDDEIKILMSLIEIAYSSEVIADAAKDIAGIVVNQLEIHPIFKTAMLESDEIIAVVEVLKGCELDGKTLGEAKVETNTGMHVLAIKRGNRWITKPRASTKIEAGDLLFVKGPKEGEKALTQLCSISLPA, from the coding sequence ATGCCCAAAACCGTAAAGGAGTTGCTCGTTGAAATTAAAGACACCACCGAACTGATGGTTGACCTGGCATATTCCGCTATTCTGTTCGATAACGAAGATATTGCCGAGGAGGTTCTCGATCTCGAAGGAAAGATAAGCGATCTGATCAGGCAGCTCAGGGTAGTTTCAATTCTTGCAGGAAGAAGGGCAGAGGAGGCAGAGCTGGTATCATCCGTCCTGCACATAGCCTCAGCAGCACAGAAAATCGGCGAATCTGCAGGAGATATTGCCACTCTGGTTTTGAGGGGTTTCAAGCTACCCAAGGAAATGATCAACGAAATTCTGCTGGAAAGCGAGGAAACTCTCGTCAGGGCAGTGGTTTCTGAGGATTCAGAAATAGCAGACAGAACACTCGGAGAAATACGGCTTCACAGCATTACCGGCATGAAAGTGATAGCCATAAAAAGGGGATTTGACTGGATATTTGACCCGGACAGAGATGTAAAAATACGAAGAGGGGATGTGCTTTTTGCGAGAGGCGACATTTCGGGAGTTAAGGACTTCTTCAGACTTGCAAGCAACAAGGAGATTCACATGGAAAGCTCTGAGATCAAGGATAAACGGCTTGAAAAGACTGTGAGCATTCTGATCGAGATAAAGGACCTCTCCGAACTGTCGGTAGATCTGGGCTACTCGTCCATAATCTTTTACAACGAGGATATTGCTCAGGAGGTATACTATCTTGAAGAGAAGATAGACAATCTGAAGATGGAATTGCTGAAGTGGACTCTTCAGGCAGCGAAAAATGCGGAAGGTGATGACGAAATAAAGATTCTGATGTCCCTCATAGAGATCGCATACTCTTCGGAGGTTATTGCAGATGCCGCAAAGGACATTGCCGGAATTGTTGTTAATCAGCTTGAAATACACCCGATTTTCAAAACCGCAATGCTTGAGAGTGATGAGATTATAGCGGTTGTTGAAGTCCTTAAAGGCTGCGAGCTTGATGGAAAGACTCTTGGAGAGGCGAAAGTTGAAACCAACACCGGAATGCACGTGCTTGCAATTAAAAGAGGCAACAGATGGATAACCAAGCCAAGAGCGTCAACAAAAATCGAGGCGGGAGATCTGCTCTTTGTAAAAGGGCCAAAAGAAGGGGAAAAAGCACTCACGCAACTTTGTTCTATCTCACTGCCTGCATGA